From the genome of Planctomycetia bacterium:
NNNNNNNNNNNNNNNNNNNNNNNNNNNNNNNNNNNNNNNNNNNNNNNNNNNNNNNNNNNNNNNNNNNNNNNNNNNNNNNNNNNNNNNNNNNNNNNNNNNNNNNNNNNNNNNNNNNNNNNNNNNNNNNNNNNNNNNNNNNNNNNNNNNNNNNNNNNNNNNNNNNNNNNNNNNNNNNNNNNNNNNNNNNNNNNNNNNNNNNNNNNNNNNNNNNNNNNNNNNNNNNNNNNNNNNNNNNNNNNNNNNNNNNNNNNNACACAGCCCGATGCCTGTCCTTTCGCCCTCACGCTTTCGCCCTCACGACGCAGTCGTGGAGGTGTCGCATCAGCCGGGCATCCAGCCCGGAGAGGGCAGCACGAAAAGGGGTTGCCCGTGCTCCGGGAGCAGGCGTATGCCGACAAGCGCAGCCGGGACGGCGAAGCGCGGTCGGCGTCGAGTGAGCGGATGCCACGAGGGCATCCGCGAGCGGCCGGCGAGCGGGGTACGGGCAGCCCCGTTCCGCCTTGGCACACGCAGCCCGATGCCTGTCCTTTCGCCCTTTCGCCCCCTGTCTCCCCCACTTTTCGACCCTTCCCAACGCGAATGTGCCTGTCCTTTTCCACTTCCCCTTCCACTCTTTCCACCGCCTTTCCAGCCCGGGATGCGAGTCCCGACGCTCAATAAAACACGGCCGTTTCCCCGCCCGGCTGATCCGGCTTGCGGATTCGCCGGACCGTGGCAGAATAAGGGGCTCGAAGGTCAAGGAGTTTTCATGAGCGATACCGTAGAAGTCGCCCTGCGCAAGGGCACGGGAACCAAGGAGTGCCGCCGCCTCCGCCGCAGCGGCCACGTGCCCGCCGTGCTCTATGGCCACGGCGAGAAATGCGTCGACCTGTCCGCCCCCCGCGAGGCGGTCCACGCGTTCATCCGGCACGGCAGCCGGTTCGTCGAACTCGTCGGCGCCGTGAAAACGAGTGCCGTGATTCGCGATCTCCAGTGGGACACCTTCGGCACCGAGCCGATCCATGTCGATTTCCTGCGGGTCAGCCGCACCGACCGGGTGAAAGTCAAGGTCCCCGTCGATCTCAAGGGGGAATGCCCCGGCCAGCGTGCCGGCGGCGTGGTCAGCCTGTTGATCCACGAACTGGAGCTGGAGTGCACCGCGGACACGATCCCGGATCACGTTCATGCCCATGTCGGGCACTTGGAACTCGGCCACGCCATCAAGGTCAAGGATCTCGATCTCCCGAAGGGTGCCCGAGCCCTGGCCGATGGCGAGGAGACCGTCGTGACCTGCATGCTGCCGGCCAAGAAGGGGGACGAGGCCGCCACCGGCCCGGCAGAACCCGAAGTGATCGGCCGCAAGCCGAGCGAGGAGGGAGAGGAAGGCGAAGCCACGAAATCGTGATGCGCGGGAAAGCCGGCGAGCACGAGCCAGCGACTTGCCAACGACTGATGGTGGACCGTGAAACTCCTGGTCGGTCTTGGCAATCCGGGCCGCTCCTACGACGGCACCCGCCACAACGTCGGCTACGACGTGCTCGAGACACTGGGCAGGCGGGCCGGATCGCCGCCCCGGCGGGCGCGGTTCCAGGGCGAAACAGCCCAGGCGACGCTGCGCGGCACACCCGTCCTGATGCTCTGGCCGCTCACGTGGATGAACCTCAGCGGTTCGAGCGTCCTGGCAGCAAGGGATTTCTACAAGGTTCCGGACGCCGACATTCTCATCATATGCGACGACTTCAACATCACCCTCGACACGATTCGCCTGCGGCCGGGGGGGTCGGCAGGCGGCCAAAACGGCCTTGCCGATGTCATCGCCAGGCTGTCCACGACCGCGGTGCCGAGACTCCGGGTCGGGATCGGCCCGGTGCCGGCCGGCTGGAAACCTGCCGATTTCGTGCTCGGGAAGTTCTCGAAACCGGAACGGGAACGAATCGAGCCGGTGCTGGAGCGGGCGGCTGACGCCGCCGAGGAGTGGGTGGCCCTGGGCATCCAGGCCGCCATGAACCGCTATAACTGACGACCTTCACAGAGCAAGTTTCAACGAGCGAGCCTGAACGAGCGAGATTGCATTTCCGGACGGTGCGTCCCCTGGCCTGTCCACCCCACCCCCCGAACCCCCAACACACGGTCAACTCAGGAGCAGGAGCATCATGGCGGTTTACGAAGGCATGTTCATTCTCGATCCCTCGAAGTATTCACGGGATCCGGCCGGTTCGGCCCAGCAGATCAACGATCTCATCGCCCAGTTCGGCGGCACGGTGCTGGCGGCCCGGCTGTGGGATGAGCGGAAACTCGCCTACCCGATCAATGGCCACAAGAAGGGCGTCTACTGGCTGACCTACTTCAAGATGCCCGGCGGGCAACTGACGGCCCTCGAGCGGCAGTGCGAGATCTCGGACGACATCATCCGGAAATTGGTCCTGAAGATCGACGACCGCATCGCCGACGCGCTCGTGCAGCACGCTCTCGCCGGCGAGGCCGCGCCGCGGCGAACCGCCGCCCCTGCGGCGGCCGGGCCGGCCTAGCAGCCGCCCCCCACTTGCGGGAGGTGGCGGGCAACGCTATCCTCCCTTGAGTGTACGAGCGTTCACTTTATCCACGGGAGTCGAGAGATGGCCAGTTACAACAAAGTGATCCTGATGGGCAACGTCACCCGCGACCCCGAGTTGCGGTACATCGCCAGCGGCACCGCGGTCACCGACATCACCCTGGCCGTCAACGACCGGCGAAAGACTGCCTCGGGCGAGTGGGTGGAAGAAACGACGTTCGTCGACGTCACGCTGTGGGGAAGGACCGCGGAGATCGCCGGCGAGTACGTCACCAAGGGTTCCCCGTTGCTCATCGACGGCCGCCTCAAACTCGACACCTGGGAAAAGGACGGCAAGAAGAACTCCAAACTGCGGGTCGTGTGCGATCGGATGCAACTCCTCGGCGGACGGGGCGAAGGGAGCGGCAAAGGCAAGCCCCGGGTTGCAGCGAACCGGGGCCCCGCACGGACCGAGGAAAACTTCGATCAGTCCGCGCCCGAATACGACGACGCTCCGGCCGCCAGCGGAACGGTCGGTGCCGACGACGACATCCCGTTCTGAGACCAGCCAATCCACGGCACATTCACAACCTTCGACACCCGTATCCAGGAGCATCGCATCATGCCCACGCAGGAAATGCCACTCGTCACGACCACGGCCAAGCGACTGCCGCGCGGAAAGCGTGGCGGAATCGAGTTGCTGCTCGTCCACACGGTCGAGCATCTCGGCAAGCAGGGGGAAGTCGTCGAGGTCAAACGGGGGTATGCGTTCAATTACCTGCTCCCGCAGGGCCTGGCAACCATCGCCACCGAACACCACAAGCGCATGGTGGAGAAGCACCGGGCGAAACTCGAGGAGATCGCCCGGGAGCGGCTGGCCGGGCTCCGGTCTCTGCTGGCCGAACTCGTCCGCACGAGCGTCACCATCGAGGCGAATGCCAACGACGAGGGACACCTCTATGGGTCGGTCGGTGCGGCCGAGATCGCCCGGTCGTTGAAGCAGCAGGATCTGACGGTCGCGACCGACCAGATCATCCTGCAGGGACCGCTCAAGGAGGTCGGCCTGTACACCGTCCGTGTCAGGCTCGCACCCGACGTCGAGGGGGACCTGAAGGTCTGGGTCGTCCCGAGCAGCGAGGGCGGCGCCAAGTGATGGCGCGGGGCTGAGGCCGTGTTCCTTCACCGATGGCGGGTTTGGTAGCTAGTCCGGTAGCTCGTCCATTAGCTGCACCGGTGAGCCGAGGGCAGGGAGGCAGACGACGATGGCTTCATCGAAAGGTGATGCGCGCCGGCCCGCAGGTTCCTGGCGGGATGGCCCAGACCGCGGCTCGCGCGGGCGGGTCGCCACCGCCGCATCGGCGACCGCCATCGATGCGGCCGAGCGCCCGGCGAACATCGATGCCGAGCGGGCCGTGCTCGGCAGCATCCTGCTCAAGCCCGACGTCTGCGACGACGTGGCGCTGATCGTCCGGCAGGAGGACTTCTCGGACGAGGCGTGCCAGATTCTCTACCGGCACCTGCGCGAACTGCACGACTCGAACAGGCGGATCGACGCCACGATCGTCCTCGAGCAACTGCGGTCGAAGGGGGATCTGGACCGCATCGGCGGTGCGGCGGGGCTTGCGGAGGTCATCGAATCGGTGCCCCATGCGGCCCACGCCTCCCACTACGCGCAGATCGTCCACGACAAGGCCCTGTTGCGATCGTTGATCGATGCGGGCACCGACATCCTGCGCGACGTCTACTCGGCCGACGACGAGCCGCGGCAACTGCTGGCCCGCG
Proteins encoded in this window:
- the rplI gene encoding 50S ribosomal protein L9, translated to MPTQEMPLVTTTAKRLPRGKRGGIELLLVHTVEHLGKQGEVVEVKRGYAFNYLLPQGLATIATEHHKRMVEKHRAKLEEIARERLAGLRSLLAELVRTSVTIEANANDEGHLYGSVGAAEIARSLKQQDLTVATDQIILQGPLKEVGLYTVRVRLAPDVEGDLKVWVVPSSEGGAK
- the pth gene encoding peptidyl-tRNA hydrolase — its product is MKLLVGLGNPGRSYDGTRHNVGYDVLETLGRRAGSPPRRARFQGETAQATLRGTPVLMLWPLTWMNLSGSSVLAARDFYKVPDADILIICDDFNITLDTIRLRPGGSAGGQNGLADVIARLSTTAVPRLRVGIGPVPAGWKPADFVLGKFSKPERERIEPVLERAADAAEEWVALGIQAAMNRYN
- the ssb gene encoding single-stranded DNA-binding protein; this encodes MASYNKVILMGNVTRDPELRYIASGTAVTDITLAVNDRRKTASGEWVEETTFVDVTLWGRTAEIAGEYVTKGSPLLIDGRLKLDTWEKDGKKNSKLRVVCDRMQLLGGRGEGSGKGKPRVAANRGPARTEENFDQSAPEYDDAPAASGTVGADDDIPF
- the rplY gene encoding 50S ribosomal protein L25, whose amino-acid sequence is MSDTVEVALRKGTGTKECRRLRRSGHVPAVLYGHGEKCVDLSAPREAVHAFIRHGSRFVELVGAVKTSAVIRDLQWDTFGTEPIHVDFLRVSRTDRVKVKVPVDLKGECPGQRAGGVVSLLIHELELECTADTIPDHVHAHVGHLELGHAIKVKDLDLPKGARALADGEETVVTCMLPAKKGDEAATGPAEPEVIGRKPSEEGEEGEATKS